A genomic region of Streptomyces sp. R33 contains the following coding sequences:
- a CDS encoding alpha-mannosidase yields MHDDRSITEHRLRRVLKERIKPAVHSRAVPLEIGRWEAPGEPVPVAEGLAAPYGPCSIGETWGPAWGTTWFKVTGCVPADWAGRTVEAVLDLGFDRMMPGFQCEGLVHRADGSEVKALNPYNDWVRLADSAAGGEQVEWYVEAASNPVLVDHSVTYEGDRQTSGEQPLYRLARMDLAVFETEVWELVQDLEVLYDLMMQLGEADARRYEILRAVDAALDAVDLGDVPGTAAAARARLAGVLAAPANASAHRISAVGHAHIDSAWLWPLRETVRKVSRTASNMVNLMDGHPEFVFAMSQAQQLDWIKTQRPELFERVKKKIADGQFVPVGGMWVESDTNMVGGEAMARQFLYGKKFFLDEFGIETRIVWLPDSFGYTAAMPQIVKLSGSKWFLTQKISWSQVNKFPHHTFWWEGIDGTRVFTHFPPVDTYNSDLGGAQLAHAAGNYREKGRGSRSLAPFGWGDGGGGPTREHLARARRQRDLEGSPRVEIERPDAFFEKAHAEYADAPVWAGELYLELHRGTYTSQAKTKQGNRRSESLLREAELWAATAAVRVPGYGYPYEDLERIWKTVLLHQFHDILPGSSIAWVHREARATYAAVREELRGITLAAQLALAGNGTAELVFNCAPHARRGIPAGGAGLPEAAGQPVTVEERHGGGHVLANGRLLVEIDGRGLIVSAYDLEERREAVAPGQAANLLQIHPDFPNMWDAWDIDAFYRNSVTDLVALDALEVVEAGPEAVTVRVSRSFGRSEAVQSITLRAGAKTVDMVTEVDWHETEKFLKAAFPLDVKAERSASETQFGHVYRATHTNTSWEAAKFEICAHRWIRVAEPGWGAAVLNDSTYGHDVTRDVRPDGGQTTTVRLSLLRAPRYPDPETDQGAHTLRFSLAPGAEIGDAVREGHALNLPERVVSGAGPVAPLLTLDNDAVVIEAVKLAEDRSGDVVVRLYESLGGRATAVLTADFPLSAAVESDLLERPLSGTAVGAPTRAGAVPLTLRPFQIVTVRLHRR; encoded by the coding sequence ATGCACGACGACCGCAGCATCACCGAACACCGCTTGCGCCGGGTCCTCAAGGAGCGCATCAAGCCCGCCGTCCACTCCCGTGCGGTCCCGCTGGAGATCGGGCGCTGGGAGGCCCCGGGCGAGCCCGTGCCGGTCGCCGAGGGTCTGGCGGCCCCGTACGGGCCCTGCTCGATCGGTGAAACGTGGGGCCCGGCCTGGGGCACCACCTGGTTCAAGGTCACCGGCTGCGTCCCGGCCGACTGGGCGGGCCGTACGGTCGAGGCCGTCCTCGACCTCGGCTTCGACCGGATGATGCCCGGCTTCCAGTGCGAGGGACTCGTCCACCGGGCCGACGGGAGCGAGGTCAAGGCCCTCAACCCCTACAACGACTGGGTGCGCCTCGCCGACTCCGCGGCCGGCGGCGAGCAGGTCGAGTGGTACGTCGAGGCCGCCTCCAACCCCGTCCTCGTCGACCACTCGGTGACGTACGAGGGCGACCGGCAGACCAGCGGCGAGCAGCCCCTCTACCGGCTCGCCCGGATGGACCTCGCCGTCTTCGAGACCGAGGTCTGGGAACTCGTCCAGGACCTGGAGGTCCTCTACGACCTGATGATGCAGCTCGGCGAGGCCGACGCCCGGCGGTACGAGATCCTGCGCGCCGTCGATGCCGCCCTCGACGCGGTGGACCTGGGGGACGTCCCCGGGACGGCGGCCGCCGCCCGCGCCCGGCTCGCCGGGGTGCTCGCGGCTCCGGCCAACGCCTCCGCGCACCGGATCAGCGCGGTCGGCCACGCCCACATCGACTCCGCCTGGCTGTGGCCGCTGCGCGAGACGGTCCGCAAGGTCTCGCGCACCGCGTCCAACATGGTCAACCTGATGGACGGGCACCCCGAGTTCGTCTTCGCCATGTCGCAGGCGCAGCAGCTCGACTGGATCAAGACCCAGCGGCCCGAGCTCTTCGAGCGGGTCAAGAAGAAGATCGCGGACGGGCAGTTCGTGCCGGTCGGCGGCATGTGGGTGGAGTCCGACACCAACATGGTCGGCGGCGAGGCGATGGCCCGCCAGTTCCTGTACGGGAAGAAGTTCTTCCTGGACGAGTTCGGCATCGAGACCCGCATCGTCTGGCTGCCCGACTCCTTCGGGTACACGGCCGCGATGCCGCAGATCGTCAAGCTCTCCGGTTCGAAGTGGTTCCTGACGCAGAAGATCTCCTGGTCGCAGGTGAACAAGTTCCCGCACCACACCTTCTGGTGGGAGGGCATCGACGGCACCCGCGTCTTCACCCACTTCCCGCCCGTCGACACGTACAACAGCGACCTCGGCGGTGCCCAGCTGGCCCACGCCGCCGGCAACTACCGGGAGAAGGGGCGTGGTTCACGCTCCCTGGCCCCCTTCGGCTGGGGCGACGGCGGCGGCGGCCCCACCCGTGAGCACCTGGCCCGGGCCAGGCGGCAGCGCGACCTCGAAGGCTCCCCGCGCGTGGAGATCGAGCGGCCGGACGCCTTCTTCGAGAAGGCGCACGCCGAGTACGCGGACGCGCCCGTGTGGGCCGGCGAGCTGTACCTGGAGCTGCACCGCGGCACCTACACCTCGCAGGCCAAGACCAAGCAGGGCAACCGGCGCAGCGAATCGCTGTTGCGCGAGGCCGAGTTGTGGGCGGCCACCGCCGCGGTGCGGGTGCCGGGGTACGGGTATCCGTACGAGGACCTGGAGCGGATCTGGAAGACCGTGCTGCTCCACCAGTTCCACGACATCCTGCCCGGATCGTCCATCGCCTGGGTGCACCGGGAGGCGCGCGCCACGTACGCGGCTGTACGCGAGGAACTGCGCGGGATCACCCTGGCGGCGCAGCTGGCCCTGGCGGGGAACGGCACGGCGGAGCTCGTCTTCAACTGCGCCCCGCACGCCCGGCGCGGCATCCCCGCGGGCGGCGCCGGTCTGCCGGAGGCGGCGGGGCAGCCCGTCACCGTGGAGGAGCGGCACGGCGGCGGCCATGTCCTCGCCAACGGGCGGCTGTTGGTGGAGATCGACGGCCGCGGACTGATCGTGTCGGCGTACGACCTGGAGGAGAGGCGGGAGGCGGTGGCTCCGGGGCAGGCCGCGAACCTGCTCCAGATCCACCCCGACTTCCCGAACATGTGGGACGCGTGGGACATCGACGCGTTCTACCGCAACAGCGTGACCGACCTGGTGGCGCTGGACGCGCTGGAGGTGGTGGAGGCAGGGCCGGAGGCGGTCACGGTCCGGGTATCCCGCTCCTTCGGCCGCTCGGAGGCGGTCCAGTCGATCACCCTGCGGGCCGGGGCCAAGACGGTGGACATGGTCACGGAGGTGGACTGGCACGAGACGGAGAAGTTCCTCAAGGCCGCGTTCCCGCTGGACGTGAAGGCCGAACGGTCCGCCTCGGAGACCCAGTTCGGGCACGTGTACCGGGCCACCCACACGAACACCTCGTGGGAGGCGGCCAAGTTCGAGATCTGTGCGCACCGGTGGATCCGCGTGGCGGAGCCGGGGTGGGGCGCCGCGGTCCTCAACGACTCCACGTACGGCCACGACGTGACCCGCGACGTGCGGCCGGACGGCGGCCAGACCACCACGGTCCGCCTCTCCCTCCTGCGGGCTCCGCGCTACCCGGACCCGGAGACCGATCAGGGCGCCCACACCCTGAGGTTCTCGCTCGCGCCGGGGGCGGAGATCGGGGACGCGGTGCGCGAGGGCCATGCGCTCAACCTGCCGGAGCGGGTGGTGTCCGGGGCGGGCCCGGTCGCCCCGCTGCTCACACTGGACAACGACGCGGTGGTGATCGAGGCGGTCAAACTGGCCGAGGACCGCAGCGGCGACGTGGTCGTCCGCCTCTACGAGTCCCTCGGGGGCCGGGCGACGGCCGTCCTGACGGCGGACTTCCCGCTCTCGGCTGCGGTCGAGAGCGACCTCCTGGAACGCCCCCTGTCGGGCACTGCGGTCGGCGCCCCCACCCGGGCGGGCGCGGTCCCCCTGACCCTGCGCCCGTTCCAGATCGTCACGGTCCGCCTCCACCGCCGCTGA
- a CDS encoding carbohydrate ABC transporter permease: MSAPARTGADRRRRRLGLAARYATLVLMLVVMLGPIVWQFLTSIRGRTENVYDGVLPSQPTLDNYVLVAHSFPLLQYVGNTLVVAALAITSNVLFAAMGGYALSRAGWKGRKSVFTVLVATLMFPFESVMISMFLTVREMGLVDTLVGVWLPGAVSVLNIMVMRSAFLAVPKELEESAVLDGANEWTRFTRLFLPAAKGALAVVCITSFMGAWDDFLWPLLVLTNSDHYTLQLGLKTLAGASTTNDQRIIAAGAMAALLPMMLLFFALQRFFFKGVGEGAVKT; encoded by the coding sequence TTGAGCGCCCCGGCACGCACCGGCGCCGACCGCAGGCGCCGGCGGCTCGGGCTCGCCGCCCGGTACGCCACGCTGGTCCTGATGCTCGTCGTGATGCTCGGCCCGATCGTCTGGCAGTTCCTGACCTCGATCCGCGGCCGTACCGAGAACGTGTACGACGGGGTGCTGCCCTCGCAGCCCACCCTCGACAACTACGTCCTCGTCGCCCACTCGTTCCCGCTGCTCCAGTACGTCGGCAACACCCTCGTGGTGGCCGCCCTCGCCATCACCTCGAACGTGCTGTTCGCCGCCATGGGCGGGTACGCCCTCTCCCGGGCCGGGTGGAAGGGCCGCAAGAGCGTCTTCACGGTGCTGGTGGCCACGCTCATGTTCCCCTTCGAGTCCGTGATGATCTCGATGTTCCTGACCGTCCGCGAGATGGGCCTGGTCGACACCCTCGTCGGCGTGTGGCTGCCCGGCGCCGTCTCCGTCCTCAACATCATGGTCATGCGCTCGGCGTTCCTCGCCGTGCCCAAGGAGCTGGAGGAGTCCGCCGTCCTGGACGGCGCCAACGAGTGGACCCGGTTCACCCGGCTCTTCCTCCCCGCCGCGAAGGGGGCCCTGGCCGTCGTCTGCATCACCAGCTTCATGGGCGCCTGGGACGACTTCCTCTGGCCCCTCCTGGTCCTCACCAACAGCGACCACTACACGCTCCAGCTCGGCCTGAAGACCCTGGCCGGTGCCAGCACCACCAACGACCAGCGGATCATCGCCGCCGGCGCGATGGCGGCGCTCCTGCCGATGATGCTGCTCTTCTTCGCCCTCCAGCGTTTCTTCTTCAAGGGAGTGGGCGAGGGAGCCGTCAAGACCTGA
- a CDS encoding carbohydrate ABC transporter permease, which produces MTRTARARRKALAAMEVETGLVHRTWWTPYLFLAPGLLMVALFSLWPFVNTVILSFTDAQILRGGTFVGFDNYTRAFADPDFWTATGNSVLYLVVVVPCLVLLPLALAVLVQAKIPGIGLFRSAFYTPVIASAVVVGLIWQWVLRSDGLVNTVFRNLSIVSEPIPFLTDSTMLLVSAMIVTVWKGLGYYMVFYLAALGNVSPSLHEAAALDGAGPVRRFFSITVPQVKPMMLLVATLSAISALRVFTEIYILGGESGGPGGGARTLPFLIRQVGLGFSGETGYASAISILLFLLTLVFSLLGRRLSKGDES; this is translated from the coding sequence ATGACGCGCACCGCCAGGGCGCGCCGCAAGGCCCTCGCGGCCATGGAAGTGGAGACCGGGCTGGTCCACCGCACCTGGTGGACCCCCTACCTCTTCCTCGCCCCCGGCCTGCTGATGGTGGCGCTGTTCAGCCTCTGGCCGTTCGTCAACACCGTCATCCTCTCCTTCACCGACGCCCAGATCCTGCGGGGCGGCACCTTCGTCGGCTTCGACAACTACACCCGCGCGTTCGCCGACCCCGACTTCTGGACCGCCACCGGCAACAGCGTGCTGTACCTGGTCGTCGTCGTACCCTGCCTGGTCCTGCTGCCGCTCGCGCTGGCGGTCCTCGTCCAGGCGAAGATCCCCGGCATCGGGCTCTTCCGCTCCGCCTTCTACACCCCGGTGATCGCCTCGGCCGTGGTCGTCGGCCTGATCTGGCAGTGGGTGCTGCGCAGCGACGGGCTCGTCAACACCGTGTTCCGCAATCTCAGCATCGTCTCGGAGCCGATCCCGTTCCTGACGGACAGCACCATGCTGCTCGTCTCCGCGATGATCGTGACCGTGTGGAAGGGCCTCGGCTACTACATGGTGTTCTACCTCGCCGCCCTCGGGAACGTGTCGCCGTCGCTTCACGAAGCGGCCGCACTCGACGGGGCCGGCCCCGTCCGCCGGTTCTTCAGCATCACCGTCCCGCAGGTGAAGCCGATGATGCTGCTGGTCGCCACCCTGTCGGCCATCTCCGCGCTGCGCGTCTTCACCGAGATCTACATCCTGGGCGGCGAGAGCGGCGGCCCCGGAGGAGGCGCCCGTACCCTGCCGTTCCTCATCCGGCAGGTCGGCCTCGGGTTCTCCGGAGAGACGGGCTACGCCTCCGCCATCTCGATCCTGCTCTTCCTGCTGACCCTGGTCTTCAGTCTGCTGGGCCGCCGCCTGTCGAAGGGGGACGAGAGTTGA
- a CDS encoding sugar ABC transporter substrate-binding protein: MTRSNATRTAIATLVAGALLSVCGCGVSGGAADVPEAKKSGKVAGEIAFRTLQLKPKFTAYVQGVIDAFEKKYPEVKVRWEDVPGDGYNEKLVADAQAGALPDVVNLSTDSFQLLGDRGLLADVAKLDPEVAKEYVPGAWEQFKLPGKGDGVYAYPWYVTPEILTYNKDLFERSGLDPAQPPTSVEQFFDYADKIAAASGGRYSAFMADPKGRLPGDWQKMGVPILNEKQDGFVFDTPKAVEWVERMKDLYAKGAMPKESLLKSDDINQLYGGGKLVFGPGSPGFVKDIKQNAPQVYAGTQVAGAVTGKLGHIGIYAQSLGIRKDTEHLDAASEFAKWVTNGPNQVEFSKNATIYPSNAQGLADPRFADRGDGKDAETVARAVGAEQLKSAALDANTPVQWTNQVGDAVVREVQKAIQGEQDPKTAVRKAQEEANQLLAKSAQK; the protein is encoded by the coding sequence ATGACCCGTTCGAACGCGACCCGTACAGCCATCGCCACGCTCGTGGCCGGCGCGCTCCTCTCGGTCTGCGGCTGCGGCGTGAGCGGAGGGGCCGCAGATGTGCCGGAGGCGAAGAAGAGCGGCAAGGTGGCCGGCGAGATCGCCTTCCGCACCCTCCAGCTGAAGCCCAAGTTCACGGCGTACGTCCAGGGCGTCATCGACGCCTTCGAGAAGAAGTACCCCGAGGTCAAGGTCAGATGGGAGGACGTGCCCGGCGACGGCTACAACGAGAAGCTCGTCGCGGACGCCCAGGCCGGGGCCCTTCCCGACGTGGTCAACCTCTCCACCGACTCCTTCCAGCTCCTCGGCGACCGCGGCCTGCTCGCCGACGTCGCCAAGCTCGACCCCGAGGTCGCCAAGGAGTACGTCCCCGGGGCGTGGGAGCAGTTCAAACTCCCGGGGAAGGGCGACGGCGTGTACGCGTATCCCTGGTACGTGACCCCGGAGATCCTCACGTACAACAAGGACCTCTTCGAGAGGTCCGGACTGGACCCCGCACAACCGCCCACGAGCGTCGAGCAGTTCTTCGACTACGCCGACAAGATCGCCGCCGCGTCGGGCGGCCGGTACTCCGCCTTCATGGCCGACCCCAAGGGCCGGCTGCCCGGGGACTGGCAGAAGATGGGCGTGCCGATCCTGAACGAGAAGCAGGACGGGTTCGTGTTCGACACGCCCAAGGCGGTCGAGTGGGTCGAGCGGATGAAGGACCTGTACGCCAAGGGCGCCATGCCCAAGGAGTCCCTCCTCAAGTCCGACGACATCAACCAGCTCTACGGCGGCGGCAAGCTCGTCTTCGGCCCCGGCTCCCCGGGCTTCGTCAAGGACATCAAGCAGAACGCCCCGCAGGTCTACGCCGGCACGCAGGTCGCGGGGGCCGTCACGGGCAAGCTCGGCCACATCGGCATCTACGCCCAGTCGCTCGGCATCAGGAAGGACACCGAACACCTCGATGCGGCGAGCGAGTTCGCCAAGTGGGTGACCAACGGCCCCAACCAGGTGGAGTTCTCCAAGAACGCGACCATCTACCCGTCCAACGCCCAGGGCCTCGCCGATCCGCGCTTCGCGGACCGGGGCGACGGCAAGGACGCCGAGACGGTCGCCCGCGCGGTCGGCGCCGAGCAGCTGAAGAGCGCCGCCCTCGACGCCAACACCCCGGTCCAGTGGACGAACCAGGTCGGTGACGCGGTCGTCCGAGAGGTGCAGAAAGCGATCCAGGGCGAGCAGGACCCGAAGACGGCCGTGCGCAAGGCCCAGGAGGAGGCGAACCAGCTGCTCGCCAAGTCGGCGCAGAAATGA
- a CDS encoding serine/threonine dehydratase, with protein sequence MQQQLDYAAVRAAADRIAGSVRPVGVVPATEGLWYALEYLQHTGSFKARGARNFLAAHREAGTLPDAGVTIASGGNAGLACAWAARAQSVPATVFLPANAPRVKVERLRGYGAEVRFHGDRYAEALAACEEFAAASGALSSHAYDHPLIAAGAGTLLDEIRAGLPGLDTVVVAVGGGGLFAGVAAAAREHGVRVIAAEPENCRALNAALEAGRLVDVAVDSVAADSLGATRVSAAALAAAQEKNVRSVLVPDAAITGARRALWEEHRIVVEAGAATALAAVRNAPEAMGERVAVVLCGANTDPGDLTAPAE encoded by the coding sequence ATGCAACAGCAGCTCGACTACGCCGCCGTACGCGCCGCCGCCGACCGGATAGCCGGGTCGGTCCGGCCGGTCGGCGTCGTACCCGCCACCGAGGGCCTCTGGTACGCGCTGGAGTACCTCCAGCACACCGGGTCCTTCAAGGCCCGCGGCGCCCGCAACTTCCTGGCCGCCCACCGCGAGGCCGGCACCCTCCCGGACGCGGGCGTCACCATTGCCTCCGGCGGCAACGCGGGCCTCGCCTGCGCCTGGGCGGCCCGCGCGCAGTCCGTCCCCGCGACGGTGTTCCTGCCCGCCAACGCGCCCCGCGTGAAGGTGGAGCGGCTGCGCGGCTACGGGGCCGAGGTGCGGTTCCACGGCGACCGGTACGCCGAAGCGCTGGCCGCGTGCGAGGAGTTCGCGGCTGCCAGTGGCGCCCTGAGCAGCCACGCGTACGACCACCCGCTGATCGCGGCGGGCGCGGGGACCCTGCTGGACGAGATCCGGGCCGGGCTGCCCGGGCTCGACACCGTGGTCGTCGCGGTGGGCGGCGGCGGGCTGTTCGCGGGGGTCGCGGCCGCGGCGCGCGAGCACGGCGTACGGGTGATCGCGGCCGAGCCGGAGAACTGCCGGGCCCTGAACGCGGCGTTGGAGGCGGGCCGTCTCGTCGACGTCGCCGTGGACTCGGTCGCCGCGGACTCCCTGGGCGCCACCCGGGTCTCGGCTGCTGCGCTGGCCGCCGCGCAGGAGAAGAACGTACGGTCCGTCCTGGTCCCGGACGCGGCGATCACCGGGGCCCGGCGCGCGCTGTGGGAGGAGCACCGGATCGTGGTGGAGGCGGGCGCGGCCACGGCCCTGGCGGCCGTACGGAACGCGCCGGAGGCGATGGGCGAGCGGGTGGCCGTCGTCCTGTGCGGCGCCAACACCGACCCCGGGGACCTGACGGCCCCCGCGGAGTGA
- a CDS encoding TetR/AcrR family transcriptional regulator yields MPRRSAALDRATPEAIAVAALRLLDEEGPDALSFRALADRLEVSHATVQRRCTDLAGLLDLCTEHLAGQLPEIPAGTGWAEAAEARFTALYRLLVAHPGLLVLRGGRPWLGRRLLARLVEPALADSVAAGMTAAEAMTAYRRMYLLTLGSAAFVDHRDPAGATAASRAALAALDPERFPVLSGGLADVLPALTDHEVYYGALRQLIEANRPAAV; encoded by the coding sequence ATGCCGAGGAGATCAGCCGCCCTGGACCGCGCGACACCCGAGGCGATCGCCGTCGCCGCCCTGCGCCTCCTCGACGAGGAGGGGCCGGACGCGCTGAGCTTCCGTGCCCTGGCCGACCGGCTCGAGGTGTCGCACGCCACCGTCCAGCGCCGGTGCACCGACCTCGCCGGACTGCTCGACCTGTGCACCGAGCACCTCGCCGGGCAGCTGCCCGAGATCCCGGCCGGGACGGGCTGGGCCGAGGCCGCCGAGGCGCGCTTCACCGCCCTGTACCGGCTGCTCGTCGCGCACCCCGGGCTGCTCGTGCTCCGCGGCGGCCGCCCCTGGCTCGGCCGCCGGCTGCTGGCCCGGCTGGTCGAGCCCGCGCTCGCCGACAGTGTGGCCGCCGGGATGACCGCCGCCGAGGCGATGACCGCCTACCGCCGCATGTACCTGCTCACCCTCGGCAGCGCCGCCTTCGTGGACCACCGGGATCCGGCCGGAGCCACGGCCGCATCGCGGGCGGCCCTGGCAGCGCTGGATCCGGAGCGGTTCCCCGTGCTCTCGGGCGGGCTGGCCGACGTACTGCCCGCCCTGACCGACCACGAGGTGTACTACGGCGCCCTGCGCCAGCTGATCGAGGCCAACCGGCCCGCCGCCGTCTGA